One part of the Haliotis asinina isolate JCU_RB_2024 chromosome 2, JCU_Hal_asi_v2, whole genome shotgun sequence genome encodes these proteins:
- the LOC137273217 gene encoding E3 ubiquitin-protein ligase TRIM56-like → MAHVSVSQSLREDFLTCKICLNIYNLPKILSPCLHTCCKGCIEKLILGSQTDVILCPECQRPVKIADKNPESLQDNFYINGLVDAFSINNCSVCKLRGSNNTASHQCLDCGDSLCNVCSAGHLASRTTVNHRVVHITEVASGKYDDEIINKKHLYCFEHKDKECSIYCKSCSNPICVQCALIGHRDHELSSVEDGSADAGEVAHYILLKGEDLLRNLGDLWKKVQTDQAKMLKKQQTAVSEVEITAEEIIQKVIAQKDKVVAQLHKAYTDMGNEYAALKMEVDNTGRWARKMVDTTKVIVKQSSGAELLLLTETLKQGLLQIQDVCMTLQQKTNPLEVQISWNVDPKVHDVLNGSVFVVNEGFQENTPPPSMSNYQQPRAITSRAVSYTSLPSDTPCSSPELVMNDPLTTAKKYISVSSSLLFKPLQSQTVASSSDEQTARLKKTLQQYKILDPPAVEPDPVAPHSVELPEGAAVSSSTAIQCVPPQPRIRTYSDVLKQASAGVVPFKQKSHSSSIRLQWISDLNVSVKKDSSETEISGLAFFGHDRIVLTDKGNCKVKSFLKDGTCGFVKEFSENGKSPSSIASIKDVIAFVIQNALYIVTKQYVPIAKVMLSSVDQVEDNVSYPVCLYDEESFLVSNLQGNKQWVIKVSGEHIHEVQCPAKSPVFSVARDSGMRYLYSSWGQPGSVVVVESNFKRLLVLRPNISAAQKDEWYPGYAACDNAGKFYVCDTNQDQIIVFNRSGNQVMTYSTAPENLLMPLCLIIDKKDTMFVSGKNKVCQYKIKRRKPSK, encoded by the exons atggcACATGTATCAGTTTCACAAAGTCTACGAGAAGACTTCTTAAcctgcaaaatatgtttgaatatttacaactTGCCAAAGATCTTATCTCCATGTCTCCACACTTGCTGCAAGGGGTGCATTGAGAAACTCATCCTTGGATCTCAGACTGATGTAATCCTCTGTCCTGAATGTCAAAGGCCTGTCAAAATCGCTGACAAAAACCCTGAGTCCCTCCAAGATAATTTCTATATAAATGGCCTAGTGGATGCATTTTCAATCAACAACTGCTCTGTGTGTAAACTAAGAGGATCCAACAACACAGCAAGTCACCAGTGCCTTGACTGTGGTGACAGCCTTTGCAATGTGTGCTCTGCTGGCCATCTTGCTTCTAGGACTACAGTGAATCACAGGGTTGTCCACATTACGGAAGTAGCAAGTGGGAAATATGATGATGAGATCATTAATAAGAAGCACTTATATTGTTTTGAGCACAAGGACAAGGAGTGTTCCATCTACTGCAAGTCATGCAGCAATCCTATCTGTGTCCAATGTGCACTTATTGGCCATAGAGATCATGAACTGTCCAGTGTGGAAGATGGTTCAGCTGATGCAGGAGAGGTTGCCCATTACAttctattaaaaggtgaggatcttcTCCGGAATCTGGGTGATCTCTGGAAAAAGGTGCAAACAGATCAAGCAAAGATgcttaaaaaacaacaaactgcAGTCAGTGAGGTTGAAATCACAGCTGAAGAAATCATACAGAAAGTgattgcacagaaagacaaggtGGTGGCCCAACTGCACAAGGCTTATACTGACATGGGGAATGAGTATGCAGCTTTGAAAATGGAGGTGGACAATACTGGCAGATGGGCAAGGAAGATGGTTGATACAACAAAGGTTATTGTGAAACAGAGCAGTGGAGCTGAGCTGCTGCTTCTCACCGAGACCCTGAAGCAGGGGCTGTTGCAGATACAAGATGTCTGCATGACACTTCAACAGAAGACTAACCCACTTGAAGTGCAGATTTCTTGGAATGTAGATCCAAAGGTGCATGATGTTCTGAACGGGTCTGTCTTTGTTGTGAACGAAGGATTTCAAGAAAACACGCCTCCACCTAGCATGAGTAATTATCAGCAACCTCGTGCAATCACGAGTAGAGCAGTGTCATACACAAGTCTTCCATCAGATACTCCATGCAGTTCTCCTGAGTTAGTGATGAATGATCCATTGACAACTGCAAAGAAGTACATATCTGTCAGTTCATCACTCTtgttcaaacctttgcagtcACAGACAGTTGCATCAAGTTCTGATGAGCAGACTGCAAGACTGAAGAAGACTTTACAGCAGTACAAGATTCTGGATCCTCCAGCTGTGGAACCAGATCCAGTGGCGCCACATTCTGTTGAACTTCCTGAAGGTGCTGCTGTTTCTTCTTCGACTGCCATACAGTGTGTACCTCCACAGCCAAGGATACGCACATACAGTGATGTACTGAAGCAAGCATCAGCTGGTGTTGTTCCATTCAAACAGAAAAGCCATTCATCAAGCATCAGACTTCAGTGGATTTCAGACTTAAATGTTTCAGTGAAGAAGGATTCCTCAGAAACAGAAATTTCAGGTTTAGCTTTCTTTGGCCATGACAGGATTGTCCTAACTGACAAGGGCAACTGTAAAGTGAAATCGTTTTTGAAAGATGGTACCTGTGGGTTTGTGAAGGAGTTTTCTGAGAATGGTAAATCACCATCATCAATTGCATCTATCAAGGATGTCATTGCTTTTGTAATCCAGAATGCTCTGTATATTGTGACAAAGCAGTATGTCCCAATAGCAAAGGTAATGTTGTCCTCAGTAGACCAAGTGGAGGATAACGTGTCATATCCGGTATGTTTGTATGATGAAGAATCATTCCTTGTCAGCAATCTCCAGGGCAACAAGCAGTGGGTCATTAAAGTGAGTGGGGAGCACATCCATGAAGTCCAGTGTCCTGCCAAGTCGCCAGTCTTTTCTGTTGCCCGGGATTCCGGTATGAGGTACCTCTACAGTTCGTGGGGACAACCAG gttcagttgttgttgttgaatcCAACTTCAAGCGTCTCCTGGTTCTCCGGCCCAACATCAGCGCTGCCCAGAAAGACGAGTGGTATCCAGGCTATGCTGCCTGTGATAATGCAGGGAAGTTCTACGTCTGTGACACAAACCAGGACCAGATCATTGTATTCAACAGATCTGGCAACCAGGTCATGACCTACTCAACTGCACCTGAAAACCTCTTGATGCCATTATGTCTCATCATTGACAAGAAAGACaccatgtttgtttcaggaaagAACAAGGTGTGTCAGTACAAGATTAAAAGACGGAAACCTTCTAAGTGA